One window of Desulfuromonadaceae bacterium genomic DNA carries:
- a CDS encoding histidinol phosphate phosphatase domain-containing protein → MIDLHTHTLFSDGELIPAELARRASVLGYRALAMTDHGDMSNFDLIIPRIAAVAEDLGAAWGITIIPGIELTHIAPPDIAAATRHARELGAKIIVCHGETIVEPVAPGTNRAAIKAGVNILSHPGLISLEDVKLAAELGVCLEITTRKGHAYCNGHVAKLALQVGARLVVNSDAHAPGDLSPKEFARKVANGAGLSNDQFDTCLQNSAALVAAALS, encoded by the coding sequence ATGATCGACTTGCATACCCATACCCTCTTCAGCGACGGCGAGCTGATCCCCGCCGAACTGGCCCGTCGAGCTTCCGTTCTTGGCTATCGCGCACTGGCGATGACCGACCACGGCGACATGTCGAATTTTGATCTGATCATCCCGCGTATTGCCGCAGTCGCTGAAGATCTCGGGGCCGCGTGGGGGATTACCATCATTCCGGGGATTGAACTGACCCACATTGCCCCCCCCGACATTGCCGCCGCGACCCGCCATGCACGTGAACTTGGAGCAAAAATTATCGTTTGCCACGGCGAGACGATCGTCGAGCCGGTCGCGCCGGGGACCAACCGGGCGGCCATCAAGGCGGGGGTCAACATCCTTTCTCATCCCGGACTGATCTCCCTTGAAGACGTTAAGCTCGCCGCTGAACTGGGGGTCTGCCTGGAAATAACAACGCGCAAAGGCCACGCTTATTGCAACGGCCATGTGGCAAAACTGGCGTTGCAGGTCGGGGCCAGACTGGTCGTCAACAGCGATGCCCACGCGCCAGGCGATCTGTCCCCGAAAGAATTCGCCCGAAAAGTTGCCAACGGTGCCGGCTTAAGCAACGATCAATTTGACACCTGTTTGCAGAATTCTGCTGCGCTCGTCGCAGCGGCCCTCAGTTAG
- the miaB gene encoding tRNA (N6-isopentenyl adenosine(37)-C2)-methylthiotransferase MiaB, with protein sequence MNKTFFLETFGCQMNVVDSERICHLLAEIGYYRTEHVDNANLILLNTCSVRDKAERKVYGHLGSFKPLKSANPELIIGVGGCVAQQEGEQLLTNIPFLDLVFGTHNIHKLPAMVTAVEQDRVRCHETGFLDRETRLQLWPNRANISGGVTRFVTIMQGCDNFCSFCIVPHVRGREISRPSTEIMREIEGLAAQGVKEVTLIGQNVNSYGGKDETEISFAMLLRKVALIKGIERLRFTTSHPKDLSDDLIATFGEIDTLCNHLHLPVQCGSSPILKRMNRGYTREEYLKKVAKLRQARPDIRLTSDIIVGFPGETEEDAAATLSLIEQVRYADLYLFQYSPRPGTAAAALVDDIPKAVKQERFDRMLAMQCTISQEVWHEDVGKTLPVLVEGRGRQKSGQLFGRTTWNRIAHFAGDDSLIGSVQPVRIIKSLKNSQLGELS encoded by the coding sequence ATGAATAAAACTTTTTTTCTCGAAACGTTCGGCTGCCAGATGAATGTGGTCGATTCCGAACGCATCTGTCACTTGCTGGCCGAAATTGGTTATTATCGCACCGAACACGTCGACAACGCCAACCTCATTCTGCTCAACACCTGTTCGGTACGGGACAAGGCGGAGCGCAAGGTCTACGGCCATCTGGGCAGCTTCAAACCACTCAAAAGTGCCAATCCCGAACTGATTATCGGCGTCGGCGGCTGCGTCGCACAGCAAGAAGGCGAACAGCTGCTCACCAATATCCCCTTTCTCGATCTTGTTTTCGGTACGCATAACATCCACAAACTCCCCGCCATGGTTACCGCCGTCGAACAGGACCGGGTGCGTTGTCACGAAACCGGCTTCCTTGATCGTGAAACCCGCTTGCAGCTGTGGCCGAATCGCGCCAACATTAGCGGCGGCGTCACCCGTTTTGTCACCATCATGCAAGGCTGCGACAACTTCTGTTCGTTCTGCATTGTCCCTCACGTCCGCGGGCGGGAAATCAGTCGCCCGAGCACGGAAATCATGCGCGAAATTGAAGGGCTGGCCGCCCAGGGGGTGAAAGAAGTCACCCTGATTGGCCAGAACGTCAACTCCTACGGGGGCAAGGATGAAACCGAAATATCCTTTGCCATGCTACTGCGCAAGGTCGCTCTCATTAAAGGCATTGAACGATTGCGATTTACCACCTCGCATCCGAAGGATCTTTCCGACGATTTGATCGCAACGTTCGGCGAAATTGATACCTTGTGCAATCATCTGCACCTGCCGGTACAGTGCGGGTCGTCGCCCATCCTGAAACGGATGAATCGGGGATACACCCGCGAGGAATACCTGAAAAAAGTTGCCAAGCTGCGCCAGGCGCGTCCCGATATCCGCCTGACCTCCGATATCATCGTCGGCTTTCCCGGTGAGACCGAGGAGGACGCGGCGGCAACCTTGTCCCTGATTGAGCAGGTACGTTACGCCGACCTGTACCTCTTTCAGTATTCACCACGCCCCGGAACCGCTGCGGCGGCGCTGGTCGATGACATTCCCAAGGCGGTCAAGCAGGAACGTTTTGACCGTATGCTGGCCATGCAGTGCACCATCAGCCAGGAAGTCTGGCACGAAGATGTCGGCAAAACCCTGCCGGTTCTGGTGGAGGGACGCGGGCGTCAGAAAAGTGGTCAACTGTTCGGGCGCACAACCTGGAACAGAATCGCTCATTTCGCCGGAGACGATTCCCTGATCGGTTCTGTTCAGCCGGTACGGATCATCAAATCTTTGAAAAACTCGCAACTGGGAGAGCTCTCATGA
- a CDS encoding M48 family metalloprotease yields the protein MHLAIRFHHIVSLLLIMTLLVSCATNPVTGRQELSLVKVSTEQEVELGRKTFPVAMQQSGGRYPDEALQDYVHAVGKRLAQGCERPDLPFQFAVVNASTPNAFALPGGQIAITRGLLANLTNEEQLAAVLGHEIGHVTARHALQGINRGVLFDLGMTVLANASADGDYAALSLQAGQLTATLLDRTYSRTQEADADRLGINSMVIAGYDPQGAVELQEFFYREVEGGRSGNQLEKLFRTHPFSNDRLRQNRAYLASLPSATITDKAHRTTNFRRATTRLRDTREAYVRHDKAVALERQGHPRDAIVLYLQAATTAPEEALLRHALGMAQLRAGDRIAAKRQLRQAVLLDENYYQSRLGLGYLYQLEANYPRALLHLRAAQKLLPTTRGTYLLAETFEKSGQTAEALRYYHQVAAQEPQTTLGQAAAARIAQLTESHGAKQ from the coding sequence ATGCATTTAGCCATTCGTTTCCATCACATCGTCAGTCTCCTGCTCATCATGACCCTGCTTGTCAGTTGCGCCACCAATCCGGTCACCGGACGACAAGAGTTGTCTCTGGTCAAAGTTTCCACCGAACAGGAAGTTGAACTCGGCCGAAAAACCTTTCCCGTTGCGATGCAGCAATCGGGAGGCCGCTATCCGGATGAAGCCTTGCAGGACTACGTTCATGCCGTCGGCAAACGTCTGGCGCAAGGGTGCGAACGCCCCGATCTGCCTTTTCAGTTCGCCGTCGTCAACGCTTCGACTCCTAACGCCTTTGCCCTCCCCGGCGGGCAGATCGCCATCACCCGCGGCTTGCTGGCCAACCTGACCAATGAAGAACAACTCGCGGCGGTACTAGGCCACGAGATTGGGCACGTTACCGCCCGGCATGCGCTGCAGGGGATCAATCGGGGCGTGCTCTTTGACCTGGGAATGACCGTCCTGGCGAATGCCAGCGCTGACGGTGATTACGCTGCGCTCTCCTTGCAAGCGGGGCAGCTGACGGCCACTCTGCTCGACCGAACCTACTCGCGCACGCAGGAAGCGGACGCGGATCGTCTCGGCATCAACTCTATGGTTATCGCCGGCTACGATCCACAGGGCGCCGTTGAGTTGCAGGAATTCTTCTATCGCGAGGTCGAAGGCGGGCGCAGTGGCAATCAACTCGAAAAACTGTTTCGCACCCACCCCTTCTCGAACGATCGACTCAGACAAAACCGCGCCTATCTGGCGTCATTGCCGTCAGCCACCATCACCGACAAGGCTCACCGCACAACAAATTTCCGCCGCGCGACAACACGCCTCAGAGACACCCGTGAAGCCTATGTCCGGCACGACAAAGCTGTCGCTCTGGAACGCCAGGGGCATCCCCGTGACGCCATAGTCCTCTACCTGCAGGCAGCCACCACAGCGCCGGAGGAAGCCCTGTTGAGACATGCCCTCGGCATGGCCCAACTGCGTGCCGGGGACCGGATCGCGGCAAAACGCCAGCTGCGGCAGGCCGTCCTGCTTGACGAGAACTACTATCAATCGCGCCTGGGGCTCGGTTATCTCTATCAACTTGAGGCCAATTATCCGCGCGCCCTGCTCCACCTGCGTGCTGCTCAAAAGCTGCTACCGACCACCAGAGGAACCTACCTGCTTGCCGAGACTTTTGAGAAATCGGGGCAAACCGCTGAAGCACTCAGATATTATCATCAGGTCGCCGCACAGGAACCACAAACCACCCTCGGTCAGGCTGCTGCGGCACGCATTGCACAATTGACCGAAAGCCATGGCGCCAAACAATGA
- the typA gene encoding translational GTPase TypA: MSEQIRNIAIIAHVDHGKTTLVDAMLVQSGVFRENQQITERVMDSNDLEKERGITILAKNLSVQHGGLKINIVDTPGHADFGGEVERVLKMVDSVLLLVDAFDGPMPQTRFVLKKSLELGLKPIVVINKIDRPGARPEPVVNMVFDLFCELNADEQQLDFPIVYASAKLGFAKVEMSDDSDNLEPLFDVIRDRVDPPTGDPAAPFQLLVSNIDYNKFIGRTATGKIVNGTVKAGETVAHIDCNGIIKNGRISKLLGYQGLQQIEIASAEAGDIVTIAGFEELGIGETLACADAPVALPYVAIDEPTLSMNFIVNSSPFAGTEGKFVTSRNIRDRLMKELRTNVALRVEDTDNTDTFKVSGRGELHLSILIENMRREGFELAVSKPQVIFREIDGVRCEPMEYLTIDVPEEYQGTVIEKLGTRKAEMVSMSSMDGVNRLEFVIPSRGLIGYRTEFMTDTRGTGVLNHVFHEYAPYKGEIEGRKNGVLIAMDSGETVAYSLFNLQDRGILFVGPGVKFYDGMIIGQHAKENDLVVNCSRGKKLTNVRSSGTDEAVRIIPPRILSLEQALEFIGDDELVEVTPKSIRLRKRYLDANERKKMEKKKQ, encoded by the coding sequence ATGTCTGAACAAATTCGTAACATTGCCATTATTGCCCACGTTGACCACGGCAAGACCACGCTGGTGGATGCCATGCTGGTGCAGTCGGGGGTTTTTCGTGAGAACCAACAAATCACCGAGCGGGTGATGGATAGCAACGATCTGGAAAAAGAGCGGGGAATTACTATTCTGGCCAAGAATCTTTCGGTCCAGCACGGTGGTCTGAAAATCAACATTGTTGATACCCCCGGTCATGCCGATTTTGGTGGCGAGGTCGAGCGTGTGCTGAAGATGGTCGATTCGGTATTGTTGCTGGTCGATGCTTTTGACGGGCCGATGCCGCAGACCCGTTTCGTGTTGAAGAAATCGCTTGAGCTCGGACTCAAACCGATTGTTGTTATTAACAAGATCGACCGCCCTGGCGCGCGCCCCGAGCCGGTCGTCAATATGGTTTTCGATCTTTTTTGTGAATTGAATGCCGACGAACAACAGCTTGATTTTCCGATTGTATATGCCAGCGCCAAGCTTGGTTTTGCCAAGGTGGAAATGTCTGATGATTCGGACAATCTCGAACCGTTGTTTGATGTTATTCGCGACCGGGTCGATCCGCCGACCGGCGATCCAGCCGCACCCTTTCAGCTGCTGGTCAGTAATATCGATTACAATAAATTTATCGGTCGCACCGCGACCGGGAAAATTGTTAACGGGACGGTCAAGGCGGGCGAGACGGTGGCGCACATTGATTGCAACGGAATCATCAAAAACGGCCGCATCAGCAAGTTGCTCGGCTACCAGGGGTTGCAGCAGATTGAAATTGCCTCGGCTGAGGCAGGCGATATTGTTACGATTGCCGGTTTTGAAGAGCTGGGGATCGGTGAAACTCTGGCCTGCGCTGATGCGCCGGTGGCGCTCCCTTATGTCGCCATCGATGAGCCGACCCTGTCAATGAATTTTATTGTCAACAGCTCCCCCTTTGCCGGGACTGAGGGGAAGTTTGTTACCTCACGCAATATTCGCGACCGGTTGATGAAGGAACTGCGCACCAACGTGGCGCTAAGAGTTGAGGATACCGACAATACCGACACCTTCAAGGTCAGCGGGCGTGGTGAGCTCCATCTCTCGATTCTGATCGAGAATATGCGTCGCGAGGGGTTTGAGCTGGCGGTTTCCAAGCCGCAGGTTATTTTTCGTGAAATCGATGGAGTGCGTTGCGAACCGATGGAATATCTGACCATTGATGTCCCGGAGGAGTATCAGGGGACAGTTATCGAAAAACTTGGCACACGCAAGGCGGAAATGGTGTCGATGTCCTCCATGGATGGAGTCAACCGACTTGAATTTGTCATTCCGTCGCGCGGGTTGATCGGGTACCGCACTGAATTTATGACCGACACCCGTGGTACCGGAGTCCTCAATCATGTTTTTCATGAGTATGCTCCCTACAAGGGGGAGATCGAGGGACGCAAGAACGGTGTGCTGATTGCGATGGATTCCGGTGAAACAGTGGCTTATTCGCTGTTTAATCTACAGGATCGCGGGATTCTTTTTGTCGGCCCCGGGGTCAAATTCTATGATGGTATGATTATCGGTCAGCATGCCAAGGAGAACGATCTGGTCGTCAACTGCAGCCGCGGGAAAAAGCTGACCAACGTGCGTTCTTCCGGCACCGATGAGGCGGTGCGGATTATCCCGCCGCGAATTCTCAGCCTCGAACAGGCGCTCGAATTTATCGGCGATGATGAACTGGTTGAAGTCACGCCGAAATCGATCCGGCTGCGCAAGCGCTATCTTGATGCCAATGAGCGCAAAAAAATGGAAAAAAAGAAACAGTGA
- the guaB gene encoding IMP dehydrogenase, which translates to MIDTKIREGLTFDDVLLVPAHSQVLPKEVDLNTQLTDTIRLNIPLLSAAMDTVTESRTAICMAREGGMGVVHKNKTPEEQGLEVDQVKKSESGMIVDPMTMEPDQKIFEALQMMEKYRISGIPITKNKKLVGILTNRDLRFETNFEQPIANVMTKENLVTVPPGTTLEEAKFHLHKHRIEKLLVVDAKGTLQGLITIKDIEKVKKYPHACKDDLGRLRVGAAIGVGVDREERLEALIRAGVDIVVIDTAHGHSQGVIDAIIDIRRQYPDLQLMAGNIATADAAKVLIKAGVNAVKVGIGPGSICTTRVVAGVGVPQITAIADVASVCHRAGIPLIADGGIKYSGELPKAIAAGADIIMIGSLFAGTEESPGETILYQGRTYKSYRGMGSLGAMKQGSKDRYFQSDVESEVKLVPEGIEGRVPFRGSLSTNIHQLIGGLRAGMGYTGCRNIKELQQKACFIRITNAGLRESHVHDVAITHEAPNYRVERRD; encoded by the coding sequence ATGATCGATACCAAGATTCGTGAAGGTCTCACGTTTGACGATGTATTGCTGGTCCCCGCACACTCTCAAGTTTTGCCGAAAGAAGTCGATCTCAACACCCAGTTGACCGACACAATCAGGCTGAATATTCCGCTGCTGTCTGCGGCGATGGACACCGTGACCGAGTCACGAACGGCGATCTGCATGGCCCGCGAGGGGGGGATGGGGGTTGTTCACAAAAACAAAACGCCTGAAGAGCAGGGGCTGGAGGTTGACCAGGTTAAAAAATCGGAGAGCGGGATGATTGTTGATCCGATGACCATGGAACCTGATCAGAAAATATTCGAAGCGCTACAGATGATGGAGAAATACCGGATTTCGGGGATTCCGATTACCAAAAACAAAAAACTGGTCGGCATTTTGACCAATCGTGACCTGCGTTTTGAAACCAACTTCGAGCAGCCGATTGCCAATGTGATGACCAAGGAGAATCTGGTCACCGTGCCTCCGGGAACAACCCTTGAAGAAGCGAAGTTTCACTTGCACAAACATCGCATTGAGAAGTTGCTGGTGGTTGATGCCAAGGGTACGTTGCAAGGGCTGATCACGATCAAGGATATCGAAAAAGTCAAAAAATATCCGCATGCCTGCAAAGACGATCTCGGTCGGTTGCGCGTCGGTGCCGCTATCGGCGTCGGCGTTGATCGTGAAGAGCGGCTGGAAGCACTGATTCGTGCCGGGGTTGATATCGTGGTGATCGATACCGCGCACGGCCATTCTCAGGGGGTCATTGATGCCATTATCGATATCCGCAGACAATATCCTGATCTGCAGCTGATGGCCGGGAATATTGCCACGGCGGACGCTGCCAAGGTACTGATCAAAGCCGGGGTTAACGCGGTCAAGGTGGGTATCGGTCCCGGATCGATCTGCACGACCCGTGTTGTCGCCGGGGTTGGCGTGCCGCAAATTACCGCCATTGCCGATGTTGCCTCCGTTTGTCATCGCGCCGGAATTCCGCTGATCGCAGACGGCGGCATTAAATATTCCGGTGAGTTGCCGAAAGCGATTGCCGCCGGGGCGGACATCATCATGATCGGTTCACTCTTTGCCGGGACCGAGGAATCTCCTGGCGAAACGATTCTTTATCAGGGGCGCACCTACAAGTCTTATCGCGGCATGGGGAGTCTCGGGGCGATGAAGCAGGGGAGCAAAGATCGTTACTTTCAGTCCGACGTCGAGTCGGAGGTGAAACTGGTTCCCGAGGGGATTGAGGGGCGGGTGCCGTTTCGCGGCTCACTGTCAACCAATATTCATCAACTGATTGGCGGACTGCGCGCCGGGATGGGTTACACCGGTTGTCGGAACATCAAGGAGTTGCAGCAAAAGGCCTGTTTTATACGCATTACCAACGCTGGTTTGCGTGAGTCGCATGTGCATGATGTTGCCATTACTCACGAAGCGCCGAACTACCGGGTCGAGCGAAGGGATTAA
- the guaA gene encoding glutamine-hydrolyzing GMP synthase: MSNIHDEKILILDFGSQYSQLIARRVREAHVYCELHPFDMHIDAIRAFRPQGIILSGGPKSVYEEGAPQVAEELFDLGVPVFAICYGMQLLSRHFGGAVVAAGKREFGHADVHSQGVPGPLFDGFFTEGHSPVWMSHGDHVAVVPPAFDVVAITDNAPVCAIQNVQRHLYGVQFHPEVNHTPHGEQLLNNFVRSVCKCSGKWTPGRIIDDAIQRIREQVGAEQVILGLSGGVDSSVAAALIHRAIGDQLICVFVDNGLLRLSEGDQVMATFAESLGVKVLRVDAEERFLKGLEGETDPEKKRKIIGNLFVEIFEEESAKLANAQWLAQGTIYPDVIESAGAKTGKAHNIKSHHNVGGLPDYMKLQLLEPLRELFKDEVRAIGEELGLPHRMVWRHPFPGPGLGVRILGEVRKEFCDILRQADAIYIEELYNSGHYDKISQAFAVFLPVKSVGVMGDGRTYEYVIALRAVETRDFMTAGWYPMPYADLARISNRIINEVRGVNRVTYDISSKPPATIEWE, from the coding sequence ATGTCAAACATCCATGACGAGAAGATTCTGATCCTCGATTTCGGTTCGCAGTATTCCCAGCTGATTGCCCGCCGGGTCCGTGAAGCGCACGTCTACTGCGAGTTGCACCCCTTCGACATGCATATCGATGCGATCAGAGCGTTTCGACCGCAAGGGATTATCCTTTCCGGAGGACCCAAGTCGGTCTATGAAGAAGGTGCCCCGCAGGTTGCCGAGGAACTGTTCGATCTGGGTGTGCCGGTGTTTGCTATCTGTTACGGCATGCAACTCCTCAGTCGTCATTTCGGCGGCGCGGTGGTTGCTGCCGGAAAACGTGAATTCGGTCATGCCGACGTGCACTCCCAAGGGGTCCCCGGTCCACTGTTTGACGGTTTTTTTACCGAGGGACACAGCCCGGTATGGATGAGTCACGGCGATCATGTCGCAGTGGTTCCGCCTGCTTTTGACGTTGTGGCGATTACTGACAATGCCCCGGTGTGTGCGATTCAGAATGTCCAGCGTCACCTGTACGGCGTCCAGTTTCACCCTGAGGTCAACCACACCCCGCACGGTGAGCAACTGCTGAACAATTTTGTGCGTTCTGTCTGCAAATGTAGCGGAAAATGGACTCCGGGACGTATTATTGATGATGCGATTCAACGCATTCGAGAACAGGTCGGGGCGGAACAAGTGATTCTCGGCTTGTCCGGCGGGGTCGATTCGTCCGTTGCGGCCGCCTTGATCCATCGCGCAATCGGTGATCAACTGATTTGCGTCTTTGTCGACAATGGTTTGCTGCGCCTCAGCGAAGGCGACCAGGTGATGGCGACCTTTGCCGAAAGTCTCGGGGTTAAAGTGCTCCGGGTCGATGCCGAAGAGCGCTTTCTGAAGGGGTTGGAAGGAGAAACCGATCCGGAGAAAAAACGCAAGATTATCGGCAATCTGTTTGTCGAGATATTTGAGGAAGAATCCGCGAAGTTAGCCAATGCACAGTGGCTGGCACAGGGGACGATCTATCCCGATGTGATCGAGTCTGCCGGAGCGAAAACCGGCAAGGCGCACAATATCAAAAGTCATCATAATGTTGGCGGATTGCCCGACTATATGAAGTTGCAATTGCTGGAGCCGTTGCGCGAACTGTTCAAAGATGAGGTCCGGGCGATCGGGGAAGAGCTTGGCTTGCCGCATCGCATGGTCTGGCGGCACCCGTTCCCTGGTCCGGGACTTGGCGTGCGCATTCTTGGCGAGGTCAGAAAAGAGTTTTGTGATATTCTGCGTCAGGCCGATGCAATTTACATCGAAGAACTTTACAACTCCGGGCATTACGACAAGATCAGCCAGGCTTTTGCCGTCTTTCTGCCGGTTAAAAGTGTCGGGGTTATGGGGGATGGTCGCACCTACGAATATGTCATTGCCCTGCGGGCAGTTGAAACCAGGGATTTTATGACTGCGGGGTGGTACCCGATGCCGTACGCCGATCTGGCGCGGATCAGTAACCGGATTATCAACGAAGTGCGCGGAGTGAACCGTGTTACCTACGACATCTCAAGCAAGCCGCCCGCGACGATTGAGTGGGAATAG
- a CDS encoding DedA family protein: MAEWLQQLFSLLPESGLYVLLIGLIAFCESLVGIGLIVPGSTLTVFAGFLALHGKGDIGSIMCVAALGSFCGDVVSYWLGARFGPYLVTSRLLRSRTTLYRKTELFFLEHGGKSIFFGRFIGPIRGFTPFVAGGARMRPGSFLAWTAVSVVLWGLAYPGLGYAAGASWKNVQDWTGRLTIFIGMAVVITVLWIWGRRKIR, from the coding sequence ATGGCAGAGTGGTTACAGCAACTTTTTTCCTTGTTACCGGAAAGTGGCCTCTATGTTCTGCTGATCGGCCTGATTGCTTTTTGCGAATCGCTGGTTGGTATCGGCCTGATCGTCCCCGGCAGCACCTTGACTGTTTTCGCCGGGTTCCTCGCCCTGCACGGTAAAGGTGATATCGGGTCGATTATGTGCGTCGCGGCGCTGGGATCATTCTGCGGAGATGTTGTCAGCTACTGGCTCGGCGCGCGCTTCGGCCCGTATCTTGTCACCTCGCGCTTACTGCGTAGCCGTACCACCCTCTACCGGAAAACCGAGCTTTTTTTCCTCGAACATGGCGGTAAAAGTATCTTTTTCGGGCGCTTTATTGGCCCGATCCGCGGATTTACCCCGTTTGTCGCTGGCGGCGCCCGCATGCGTCCGGGCAGCTTTCTCGCCTGGACCGCAGTCAGCGTCGTGCTTTGGGGGTTAGCCTACCCCGGTCTCGGTTATGCTGCGGGTGCCAGTTGGAAAAATGTACAGGACTGGACGGGACGACTGACAATCTTCATCGGGATGGCAGTCGTGATAACGGTTCTGTGGATATGGGGGCGACGCAAGATTCGCTAA
- a CDS encoding HD domain-containing protein yields MTRAQHDHSVDPRALLDKYYPPGDPARQTLLEHSRQVADKAVAIATRLARTTSIDVAFVEEAALLHDIGIRFTNARTLGCHGEFPYLAHTWKGRELLESEGLPRHALVCERHIGVGLSAEDIRRQSLPLPKRDMLPLTLEERVIAYADLFFSKTPGVVERSVDEVRASLKKFGASKVARFDDWHAQFCDVADRT; encoded by the coding sequence ATGACCAGAGCACAGCATGACCACAGCGTTGATCCTCGCGCCCTGCTCGACAAATATTACCCGCCCGGCGATCCGGCGCGACAAACCCTGCTGGAGCACAGCCGCCAGGTCGCAGATAAAGCCGTAGCGATTGCAACGCGACTGGCCCGGACAACTTCGATCGATGTCGCGTTTGTTGAAGAGGCCGCACTCCTCCACGACATCGGCATCCGTTTCACCAATGCCCGAACACTCGGTTGTCACGGTGAGTTCCCCTACCTCGCCCACACCTGGAAGGGACGCGAACTGCTCGAATCCGAGGGGCTGCCCCGCCATGCTCTGGTCTGTGAACGTCATATCGGGGTCGGTCTCTCGGCGGAAGATATTCGCCGTCAATCGTTGCCACTGCCGAAACGTGATATGCTTCCACTCACCCTCGAAGAGCGGGTTATTGCCTATGCAGATCTGTTTTTTTCAAAAACCCCGGGAGTTGTGGAGCGCAGTGTCGATGAAGTTCGGGCCTCATTGAAAAAATTTGGTGCCAGCAAGGTGGCCCGTTTTGACGACTGGCACGCACAATTTTGTGACGTGGCTGATCGGACCTGA
- a CDS encoding sigma-54 dependent transcriptional regulator — protein MAIKRILIADDEESIRWVLSKALTKQGFTVDLAADGTEALALFRKQRYDMAFIDIRMPGLSGLELLEKFHEKSTEMLTVVMTAESTMKNAVTAMKMGAYDYIIKPFDLSVIDAIIVKVEKASQASEDMGRLKDELKERYQLKCAIIGHSQPMQDIYKVLGRIAPADVTVLITGESGTGKELIARALHYNSPRLGKPFLAINCAAIPRELLESELFGFEKGAFTGATERRAGKFEQANGGTIFLDEIGDMPVELQAKLLRVLQEKEITRTGGTTQKVNVRIVAATNQNLPEQVRNKEFREDLFYRLNVVPITLPPLRERREDIPTLVDHFIRECREEFGTTTQGCSKEALRLLSSYDWPGNIRELENIIQRAALLSPDPILTPTDFSMLVSADTTSEDSLEALIDRKLRNSLMHMNVQELDNLYEMVLYQMERPLINIVLEKTRGNQVRTAEILGINRNTLRKKIQTLMIDVKK, from the coding sequence ATGGCGATTAAACGCATCCTCATTGCCGATGACGAAGAGAGCATTCGCTGGGTTCTGTCAAAAGCACTGACCAAACAGGGGTTCACCGTCGATCTTGCTGCCGACGGTACCGAGGCGTTGGCATTATTTCGCAAACAACGCTACGACATGGCCTTCATTGATATCCGCATGCCGGGTTTAAGTGGTCTGGAATTACTCGAAAAGTTTCACGAAAAATCGACGGAAATGCTCACCGTCGTGATGACGGCGGAATCAACGATGAAAAACGCCGTGACAGCGATGAAGATGGGCGCTTACGACTACATCATCAAACCCTTCGATTTAAGTGTCATTGATGCGATTATCGTCAAGGTTGAGAAGGCGTCACAAGCGAGTGAAGATATGGGGCGGCTCAAGGATGAGCTGAAGGAACGCTATCAGCTTAAGTGCGCCATCATCGGTCACAGCCAGCCGATGCAAGATATCTATAAAGTTCTGGGGCGCATCGCCCCTGCTGACGTGACCGTACTGATCACCGGAGAGTCCGGTACCGGCAAGGAACTGATTGCCCGCGCCCTGCACTATAACAGCCCGCGCCTCGGCAAACCTTTTTTGGCAATCAACTGTGCAGCGATCCCGCGCGAGCTGCTGGAAAGTGAACTGTTCGGTTTCGAAAAAGGCGCATTTACCGGTGCCACTGAACGCAGAGCCGGTAAATTCGAGCAGGCCAACGGCGGCACCATCTTCCTGGATGAAATCGGCGACATGCCGGTTGAGTTGCAAGCAAAACTGTTACGGGTCTTGCAGGAAAAAGAAATCACCCGGACGGGCGGCACAACCCAGAAGGTTAACGTGCGCATTGTCGCAGCAACCAACCAGAATCTGCCGGAACAAGTCCGCAACAAAGAGTTCCGCGAAGACCTTTTCTACCGGCTCAACGTCGTGCCGATCACTCTGCCACCACTGCGCGAACGTCGCGAAGATATCCCGACGCTGGTTGATCACTTTATTCGCGAATGTCGGGAAGAATTCGGCACCACCACTCAGGGCTGTTCCAAAGAGGCACTCCGGCTGCTCAGCAGCTACGACTGGCCGGGAAACATCCGCGAACTGGAAAACATCATCCAGCGCGCGGCACTGCTGTCGCCCGACCCGATCCTGACTCCGACCGATTTTTCAATGCTCGTCAGTGCCGACACCACTAGCGAAGATTCCCTGGAAGCATTGATTGACCGCAAGTTGCGCAATTCACTGATGCACATGAATGTTCAGGAGCTCGACAATCTGTATGAGATGGTTCTCTACCAGATGGAGCGCCCGCTGATTAATATCGTGCTTGAAAAGACACGGGGCAATCAGGTGCGCACCGCCGAGATTCTGGGGATCAACCGCAATACCCTGCGCAAAAAAATCCAGACCCTTATGATCGATGTCAAAAAATGA